A portion of the Edaphobacter lichenicola genome contains these proteins:
- a CDS encoding thiol-disulfide oxidoreductase DCC family protein, with protein MTEPEHIEIEGRALVLYDGVCALCNGVVRLFLKHDKLEKLRYAPLQSPLGREMLARFGIGSPSDGVVLITDSLTPRERLFMRSDAIGAALELLSSPWRLLGRSLMLVPRRLREFAYGIVAHMRYRLFGRYTTCPVPPPSLRSRLLGVYE; from the coding sequence ATGACCGAGCCAGAACATATTGAGATCGAAGGCCGGGCATTAGTCCTCTATGACGGCGTCTGCGCCCTCTGCAATGGTGTCGTGCGGCTCTTTCTCAAGCATGACAAGCTGGAAAAGCTCCGCTACGCCCCACTCCAAAGCCCCCTGGGCCGCGAGATGCTCGCCCGCTTTGGGATCGGCTCACCTTCCGACGGCGTCGTCCTCATAACCGACTCCCTGACGCCCCGGGAACGCCTCTTCATGCGCTCGGATGCAATTGGAGCAGCTCTCGAGCTGCTCTCTAGCCCTTGGCGGCTCCTGGGCAGATCCCTGATGCTGGTGCCACGCCGGCTGCGGGAGTTTGCCTACGGAATCGTCGCCCACATGCGCTACCGGCTCTTTGGCCGCTACACGACATGCCCCGTACCACCCCCGAGTCTGCGCAGCAGATTGCTCGGCGTATACGAATAA
- the purM gene encoding phosphoribosylformylglycinamidine cyclo-ligase, whose product MPTKKSISYADAGVDITSGDRSKQRIKMLARKTFNKQVLSEIGGFGGLFALDLEKFPNPVLVSSADGVGTKLKVAFDLGIHHTVGQDLVNHCVNDIAVQGATPLFFLDYLASGKLEDMVIEKVVQGISEACRANGCALIGGETAQMPGFYADGEYDLAGTIIGAVSRDKIITGEHIQVGDVLVGLPSNGLHTNGYSLARKLLFEVAKYGPEQYVNELKDKTGAALMRTHRSYLSVIKKLTGAEVVSGMAHITGGGITENLPRILPKGMGAMIDRASWTVPPLFEHLQHLGNVDEDEMLRTFNMGIGLIAVIPAEKIKKAKAILNRANERHCLIGRVTRGERKVHYN is encoded by the coding sequence TTGCCCACGAAAAAGTCGATCAGCTACGCTGACGCCGGCGTCGACATCACCTCAGGTGATCGAAGCAAGCAGCGCATCAAGATGCTCGCCCGCAAGACCTTCAACAAGCAGGTACTCAGCGAGATCGGCGGCTTCGGTGGCCTCTTCGCGCTCGACCTCGAGAAGTTCCCCAATCCCGTCCTCGTCTCGAGCGCAGACGGAGTTGGCACCAAGCTCAAGGTCGCCTTCGACCTCGGCATCCACCATACCGTCGGCCAGGATCTGGTCAACCACTGCGTCAACGACATCGCCGTGCAGGGCGCAACACCGCTCTTCTTCCTCGACTATCTGGCCAGCGGCAAGCTCGAAGATATGGTCATCGAAAAGGTCGTACAGGGCATCAGCGAGGCGTGCCGGGCCAACGGCTGCGCACTGATCGGCGGCGAGACTGCCCAGATGCCCGGCTTCTATGCCGACGGCGAGTACGATCTCGCCGGCACCATCATCGGTGCCGTCAGCCGCGACAAGATCATCACCGGCGAACACATCCAGGTGGGCGACGTTCTGGTCGGCCTGCCATCGAACGGCCTGCACACCAACGGCTACTCACTCGCCCGCAAGCTCTTATTCGAAGTGGCAAAGTATGGTCCCGAGCAGTACGTCAACGAACTAAAGGACAAGACTGGTGCTGCTCTCATGCGCACGCATCGCAGCTACCTTTCGGTCATCAAAAAACTCACCGGAGCCGAGGTCGTCAGCGGTATGGCGCACATCACCGGTGGTGGCATCACAGAGAACCTCCCTCGCATTTTGCCCAAAGGTATGGGCGCAATGATCGACCGTGCCTCGTGGACGGTTCCTCCTCTCTTTGAACACCTTCAGCATCTCGGCAACGTTGACGAGGACGAGATGCTCCGCACCTTCAACATGGGCATCGGTCTGATCGCCGTGATTCCAGCGGAAAAGATCAAGAAGGCGAAGGCCATTCTGAATCGTGCTAATGAACGCCATTGCCTTATCGGTCGGGTGACGCGCGGAGAGCGCAAGGTGCACTACAACTAG
- a CDS encoding glycoside hydrolase family 3 C-terminal domain-containing protein: MRHLIAVRRILPVAATLLLTTVFSSAQFVGNNPEAVEKRVDELVSKMTLDEKIELIGGDTPFRTHPITRLNIPYFQMADGPVGAHIPAPTIAYAAGIGLAASWDRALALRIGQQLGRDSPSRGAAFILGPGVNIYRAPMNGRNFEYFGEDPFLASAIAVGYIRGVQQEGVSATVKHYLGNNSEYLRHDSDSIIDERALREIYMPVFEAAVKTAKVGAIMDSYNITNGEHMTRNKPLNVTVAKEQWHFPGVIMSDWVSTYDTAGTANGGLDLEMPFAVYYAPEKMLPLIKDGTISQATLDDKVRRILRVAADFGWLDRPQLDIDIPRYNLEGRAASLQAAEEGAVLLKNENGALPLDKKAIKTIAVIGPTATQTVTTGGGSGEVVSFANTNLLVGISNYLGEQTKVLYARGLYSINQMARLTHFTTDADGKTPGVTHTIFAKANLEGDVTGTVVETTLSTAASTRREPEEQELNALTAHKTASPYVRATNSSKWVGYYTPAEAGKYSIFIQTDGKYRLLVDDAVVFDSSVVPKYILNQATIELTKTPHKVVLEQLSQQIGSVSGMRVGIAPLSTIVEKDALAMAAKADVVVLAVGFNAASESEGGDRSFELPVGQEQLIDQIAALGKKTVVMITSGGSVDLSNWKDKVQGIFETWYSGEEGGTSAARLLFGEENPSGHLPISWEKKITDNPSYNNYYPDPGTNKIVYREGIFVGYRGYEHNHVEPLYPFGYGLSYTTFSFSKLKSSPEGDGHFTVTFDVTNTGKRAGATVAQLYVGQGSPVVERPAKELKGFERVMLQPGETKHVTLSLDPRSFSYFDVNSSSWQATAGSYDLFLGDSSQNIQQKTTVQLTKALTTSISQ; the protein is encoded by the coding sequence ATGCGCCATCTCATTGCTGTCCGCCGCATTCTTCCCGTTGCAGCCACTCTCCTTCTAACCACCGTCTTCAGCTCTGCACAGTTTGTCGGTAACAATCCCGAAGCAGTGGAAAAACGTGTGGATGAACTTGTCTCGAAGATGACACTCGATGAAAAGATCGAGCTCATCGGCGGGGACACTCCCTTTCGCACGCATCCTATTACGCGGTTGAATATCCCCTACTTTCAGATGGCCGACGGCCCCGTGGGTGCGCACATCCCTGCGCCGACCATCGCCTACGCTGCTGGAATCGGCCTCGCAGCTTCGTGGGATCGGGCGCTCGCCCTGCGGATCGGGCAACAACTCGGGCGCGATTCACCCTCTCGCGGCGCTGCATTTATCCTTGGCCCCGGCGTGAACATCTATCGCGCGCCAATGAACGGCCGCAACTTCGAATACTTCGGCGAAGACCCCTTTCTCGCGAGCGCAATTGCAGTTGGCTACATTCGCGGCGTTCAGCAGGAGGGCGTCTCCGCAACGGTCAAGCACTATCTTGGCAACAACTCCGAGTATCTGCGCCATGATTCGGACTCCATCATCGACGAACGTGCACTGCGCGAGATCTACATGCCGGTCTTCGAAGCCGCCGTGAAGACCGCAAAGGTCGGCGCAATCATGGACTCCTACAACATCACCAACGGCGAGCACATGACGCGGAACAAGCCGCTGAACGTAACCGTCGCTAAGGAACAATGGCACTTCCCCGGCGTAATCATGTCAGACTGGGTGTCCACCTATGACACCGCCGGTACAGCAAATGGCGGGCTTGATCTCGAGATGCCGTTCGCCGTCTACTATGCGCCTGAAAAGATGTTGCCGCTGATCAAGGACGGTACGATTAGCCAGGCGACGCTCGACGACAAAGTGCGCCGCATCCTGCGCGTCGCTGCTGACTTTGGCTGGCTTGACCGTCCGCAGCTCGACATCGATATCCCTCGCTACAACCTCGAAGGCCGCGCTGCCTCTCTGCAGGCCGCAGAGGAGGGTGCAGTGCTGCTAAAGAACGAGAACGGCGCACTGCCACTCGACAAGAAGGCGATAAAGACCATCGCGGTCATCGGGCCGACTGCGACACAGACCGTCACGACCGGCGGCGGCAGCGGCGAGGTCGTCAGCTTCGCAAACACCAACCTTCTGGTAGGAATCAGCAACTACCTCGGTGAACAGACGAAGGTTTTGTATGCGCGAGGTTTGTACAGCATCAACCAGATGGCGCGCCTCACCCACTTCACGACGGACGCCGATGGCAAGACGCCCGGGGTGACGCATACGATCTTCGCCAAGGCGAACCTTGAAGGCGATGTGACCGGCACTGTCGTCGAAACTACTCTGAGCACTGCAGCCTCTACTCGCCGCGAGCCGGAAGAGCAGGAGCTCAATGCGCTCACTGCCCACAAAACTGCCAGCCCATACGTTCGCGCCACCAACAGCAGCAAATGGGTCGGATACTACACGCCTGCCGAGGCAGGTAAATACAGTATCTTCATCCAAACCGACGGAAAATACCGTCTTCTGGTCGACGATGCAGTTGTCTTCGACAGCTCCGTCGTTCCTAAGTACATTTTGAATCAGGCAACGATAGAGCTAACGAAAACGCCACATAAGGTTGTCCTGGAACAACTCTCGCAGCAGATCGGCTCCGTCTCTGGGATGCGCGTTGGCATTGCGCCACTTAGCACCATCGTTGAGAAGGACGCGCTTGCGATGGCGGCGAAGGCGGATGTCGTCGTTCTCGCAGTCGGCTTCAACGCGGCATCGGAGTCAGAAGGTGGAGACCGCAGCTTCGAACTGCCCGTTGGGCAGGAACAGCTCATCGACCAGATCGCGGCGCTTGGTAAGAAAACAGTTGTCATGATCACTTCTGGCGGAAGCGTTGATCTCTCGAACTGGAAGGACAAGGTTCAGGGGATCTTCGAGACGTGGTATTCGGGCGAGGAAGGTGGGACCTCTGCAGCGCGCCTGCTCTTCGGCGAGGAGAATCCATCGGGCCACCTCCCCATCAGCTGGGAGAAAAAGATCACCGACAATCCCAGCTATAACAATTACTATCCCGATCCCGGCACCAACAAGATTGTCTATCGCGAAGGCATCTTCGTAGGTTATCGCGGCTACGAGCACAATCATGTTGAACCGCTATATCCGTTCGGCTACGGCCTGTCGTACACAACTTTTTCGTTTAGCAAGTTGAAGAGCTCACCGGAAGGCGACGGCCACTTTACCGTGACCTTCGATGTTACAAACACCGGAAAACGTGCCGGAGCTACGGTGGCCCAACTGTATGTAGGCCAGGGATCTCCGGTAGTCGAGCGTCCAGCAAAGGAGTTGAAGGGCTTCGAGCGCGTCATGCTGCAGCCGGGCGAGACAAAACATGTCACGCTCAGCCTCGATCCGCGCAGCTTCAGCTACTTCGACGTCAACTCCTCAAGCTGGCAGGCGACTGCGGGGTCGTACGACCTGTTCCTGGGTGATTCATCGCAGAACATCCAACAGAAGACGACTGTCCAATTAACGAAAGCACTAACAACGTCAATTAGTCAGTAG
- the purN gene encoding phosphoribosylglycinamide formyltransferase: MHRLGILLSGRGSNFLAIAEAIREHRLLGAEISVVLSNLEDAPGLDAARKLNLPAFAIPSAGRKRAEHDAEMIARLHQHKVDLVCLAGYMRIISPTFVQAFPNRILNVHPSLLPAFPGLDAQTQALDYGAKVAGCTVHFVDEAVDHGVIILQKAVSVNDDDTAETLSARILEQEHRAYSEAIACVLSGQYFIEDRRYVRRAV, from the coding sequence ATGCACCGACTCGGCATTCTCCTCTCCGGCAGAGGCTCCAACTTTCTCGCAATCGCCGAGGCGATTCGGGAGCATCGGCTACTCGGCGCGGAGATCTCCGTCGTACTCTCGAACCTCGAAGACGCCCCGGGACTTGACGCCGCCCGCAAGCTCAACCTCCCGGCCTTCGCGATTCCCTCTGCTGGTCGCAAGCGCGCCGAACACGACGCCGAGATGATTGCCCGGCTGCATCAACACAAGGTAGATCTCGTCTGCCTTGCTGGCTACATGCGCATTATCTCGCCGACCTTTGTGCAGGCCTTTCCAAACCGGATTCTCAACGTTCATCCGTCGCTGCTGCCAGCCTTCCCCGGTCTCGACGCACAGACCCAGGCACTCGACTATGGAGCCAAGGTTGCCGGTTGCACGGTCCACTTCGTCGATGAGGCAGTCGACCACGGAGTCATCATTCTGCAAAAAGCCGTTTCAGTAAACGACGACGACACAGCCGAGACTCTCTCAGCACGCATCCTCGAACAAGAGCATCGCGCCTACTCAGAGGCCATCGCATGCGTACTCAGCGGCCAATACTTTATCGAAGACCGCCGCTACGTCCGCCGCGCTGTCTAG
- a CDS encoding S1C family serine protease yields the protein MKLRPVLLVVVILTGFYYLTTHVGSTGLFAPWVHRAVPPATVSGANTAPVNGPMGTFELTQASAAPAYDTEEQQNIAVYKKALPSVVNITSTAVAFDFFYGPVPQQGQGSGFILDKQGHILTNNHVIDNAQRVEVTLSDKHKYKATVVGVDKGHDLALLLINNAPNLQPATLAESQNLTVGQRVYALGNPFGLSGTMTRGIISAIRSIRGPNNNPIEDAIQTDAAVNPGNSGGPLLNSRGEVIGITTLIANNGADQSSGIGFAIPVNTAKAVIADFAKYGRVRRPSLDISTLEIGPEVAEQIGLPADYGLLIERVLPGGASEKAGLHGGTQRAYQGNMPVMLGGDLIVAMDGQEIANAQDLSAAMNSHKAGDEVTLTVFRGRKRMDVKVKLNDATDTQGQVGRET from the coding sequence ATGAAACTACGCCCCGTTCTGCTCGTGGTTGTTATTCTCACCGGCTTCTACTATCTGACGACGCATGTCGGATCGACGGGGCTGTTTGCGCCATGGGTACATCGTGCTGTACCTCCCGCCACCGTCTCTGGTGCGAATACCGCCCCGGTAAACGGACCGATGGGCACGTTTGAGTTGACCCAGGCGAGCGCTGCGCCGGCATATGACACCGAAGAGCAGCAGAATATCGCTGTTTATAAGAAGGCGCTGCCTTCGGTCGTAAACATCACCTCGACGGCTGTGGCCTTCGATTTCTTCTATGGGCCGGTTCCGCAGCAAGGACAGGGGTCGGGATTCATTCTCGATAAGCAGGGGCATATTCTGACGAATAATCACGTCATCGATAATGCGCAACGGGTGGAGGTGACTCTCTCCGACAAGCATAAGTACAAGGCAACGGTGGTTGGCGTCGATAAAGGACACGATCTGGCGCTGTTGTTAATCAACAACGCTCCGAACCTCCAGCCCGCTACGCTAGCGGAGTCGCAAAACCTGACGGTTGGGCAACGAGTCTATGCGCTGGGCAATCCATTTGGGTTGTCGGGAACGATGACGCGAGGGATTATCTCGGCGATCCGGTCGATTCGCGGGCCGAACAACAACCCGATTGAGGATGCAATTCAGACTGACGCAGCGGTCAATCCGGGAAACTCTGGAGGGCCCCTGCTGAACTCGCGCGGCGAGGTGATCGGCATCACGACGCTGATTGCGAATAATGGTGCGGATCAGTCGTCGGGTATTGGATTTGCGATCCCGGTCAACACGGCGAAGGCGGTCATCGCTGACTTTGCAAAGTATGGCCGGGTGCGTCGACCCTCGCTCGACATTTCGACGCTGGAGATTGGACCGGAGGTCGCCGAACAGATCGGATTACCAGCTGATTATGGTCTGTTGATCGAGCGCGTACTGCCGGGTGGAGCATCTGAGAAGGCCGGCCTGCACGGCGGCACACAACGAGCCTACCAGGGAAATATGCCGGTGATGCTGGGAGGAGACCTGATCGTCGCAATGGACGGGCAAGAGATCGCGAATGCGCAGGATCTATCAGCGGCGATGAACTCGCATAAGGCGGGAGATGAGGTTACCCTTACTGTCTTTCGCGGTCGCAAACGGATGGACGTCAAGGTTAAGCTCAACGATGCAACGGACACGCAGGGACAAGTGGGGCGCGAGACCTAA
- the coaE gene encoding dephospho-CoA kinase (Dephospho-CoA kinase (CoaE) performs the final step in coenzyme A biosynthesis.): MLRIGLTGGLGSGKSTAARLFAGLGAHVLQSDAIGRELMEPGQAVYAKIAAHFGPNVVLADGRLDRGALARIAFTDGRVEELNAIVHPSVIAREAELSEEIGVHDSRAVVIVESALIFETRYGETKYGGSHGTSGAGWQDRFDRIILVTAPEEVKIARFVARSVAGDALSDERRAELEAEARLRIAQQIPDEQKSALCDYVLTNGGALTELEWQVDQLWPILQAAAR, encoded by the coding sequence ATGTTGCGCATCGGCCTTACCGGTGGTCTTGGAAGCGGAAAGTCGACGGCAGCGCGTTTGTTTGCGGGTCTGGGTGCGCATGTGTTGCAGTCGGACGCGATTGGACGCGAACTCATGGAACCGGGGCAGGCAGTTTACGCGAAGATCGCCGCTCACTTTGGCCCGAATGTGGTGCTGGCTGATGGAAGGCTCGACCGGGGTGCGCTGGCTCGGATTGCATTCACGGATGGGCGAGTAGAGGAGCTGAATGCGATTGTGCATCCGTCCGTGATTGCCCGCGAGGCAGAGTTGAGCGAGGAGATTGGTGTTCATGACTCTCGTGCGGTGGTGATCGTGGAGTCTGCGCTCATCTTTGAGACAAGATATGGAGAGACCAAGTACGGAGGCTCGCATGGCACGAGTGGAGCGGGGTGGCAAGATCGTTTTGATCGAATCATCCTTGTGACTGCTCCGGAGGAGGTAAAGATTGCGCGGTTTGTTGCTCGTTCCGTTGCAGGTGATGCGTTGAGCGACGAGCGTCGCGCTGAGCTGGAGGCAGAGGCCCGGCTCAGGATAGCGCAGCAGATTCCGGATGAGCAAAAGAGTGCGCTGTGTGACTACGTGTTGACGAATGGCGGTGCACTGACGGAGCTTGAGTGGCAGGTGGATCAGCTCTGGCCGATTTTGCAGGCTGCGGCCCGGTAA
- a CDS encoding bifunctional 5,10-methylenetetrahydrofolate dehydrogenase/5,10-methenyltetrahydrofolate cyclohydrolase produces the protein MTTTPRILDGIAIAGQIKAEVAVEVQALVARGITPGLAVILVGEVPASQIYVRSKVKTCGELGIFSEMLTPPESITTAEVLAVVAELNAREDIDGILIQLPLPKHVDTKLLLEAVSPEKDVDGFHPVNVGRLQSGQPGLAPCTPAGIMEILRRSDLPVAGLNAVVIGRSDIVGKPAAMMLLNASATVTICHSKTKDLGKISREADLLVAAIGRPGFVTAEMVKPGATIIDVGINRVTDAAEVEGFFPGHAERAATFAKRGSVVVGDVHPAAFALSGAYTPVPGGVGALTIAMLMQNTVTAAKLRRGISLEKK, from the coding sequence ATGACAACAACTCCACGAATTTTAGATGGCATCGCGATTGCCGGACAGATCAAGGCCGAGGTCGCGGTCGAAGTTCAAGCGCTTGTAGCTCGTGGCATCACCCCGGGCCTGGCAGTGATTCTGGTCGGCGAAGTACCGGCATCGCAGATTTACGTTCGCAGCAAGGTGAAGACCTGTGGCGAGTTGGGTATCTTCAGCGAGATGCTGACGCCACCGGAGAGCATTACGACCGCCGAGGTGCTGGCTGTGGTGGCCGAGCTAAATGCCCGCGAAGACATCGATGGCATTCTGATTCAGTTGCCATTGCCGAAACACGTCGATACGAAACTGCTGCTGGAGGCAGTGTCGCCGGAGAAGGACGTGGATGGCTTCCATCCTGTGAATGTTGGTCGCTTGCAGAGCGGTCAGCCTGGGCTTGCGCCATGTACTCCAGCGGGAATTATGGAGATTTTGCGGCGAAGCGATCTGCCTGTGGCTGGCCTAAATGCTGTGGTGATCGGGCGATCGGATATTGTCGGCAAACCGGCGGCGATGATGCTGCTGAATGCTTCGGCTACGGTGACCATCTGCCACAGCAAGACGAAGGACCTGGGGAAGATTTCTCGAGAGGCAGATCTGCTGGTTGCGGCGATAGGGCGGCCAGGTTTTGTGACGGCGGAGATGGTGAAGCCAGGGGCGACGATCATTGATGTAGGGATCAATCGCGTTACGGATGCGGCGGAGGTCGAGGGGTTCTTTCCTGGGCATGCGGAACGGGCCGCAACGTTTGCCAAGCGCGGGTCGGTGGTCGTTGGTGACGTTCATCCGGCGGCTTTTGCGTTGTCTGGCGCGTATACTCCGGTCCCGGGTGGCGTCGGTGCGCTGACGATTGCCATGCTGATGCAGAATACGGTGACGGCGGCGAAGCTGCGGCGCGGAATATCTCTGGAGAAGAAGTAG
- a CDS encoding DUF3052 family protein produces the protein MKTIKLLSWHDDVKTKAASLKRPDLRVDAALLVSASGVVGELAHLNPAALVFDLDKLPSKSREIALVLRSSKSARHIPILFAGGVPEKMERIRSENPDAAYAAWPEAPKSLAALLKRPPSVPAIAPPRDFSTTPLLKKLGVGEDMQVALIAAPDGFEELLGDIPKGTTLLTHITPKTHLALCFIRSLEDLAATLNLVTVRLPKRASVWIVHPKRTPKHRVDFNQIHVRDAALASGLVDYKVCSIDADWSALKFAHRRR, from the coding sequence ATGAAGACCATCAAACTTCTCTCCTGGCACGACGACGTCAAAACAAAGGCCGCCAGCCTGAAGCGCCCTGACCTGCGAGTCGATGCAGCACTTCTGGTCAGCGCCTCAGGCGTAGTGGGGGAGCTCGCACATCTCAACCCGGCCGCCTTGGTATTCGATCTCGATAAGCTCCCCTCCAAGTCGCGTGAGATCGCTCTCGTACTTCGCTCCAGCAAATCTGCGCGACATATCCCCATCCTCTTCGCCGGAGGCGTGCCCGAAAAGATGGAGCGCATCCGCAGTGAGAATCCCGACGCTGCCTACGCTGCATGGCCCGAAGCACCAAAGTCGTTGGCAGCGCTTCTGAAACGTCCCCCGTCCGTGCCTGCTATCGCACCGCCTCGCGACTTTTCGACAACACCGCTCCTAAAGAAATTAGGTGTCGGCGAAGATATGCAAGTGGCCCTCATCGCCGCCCCCGACGGCTTCGAAGAACTCCTCGGTGATATACCAAAGGGCACAACGCTCCTCACCCACATCACGCCAAAGACCCACCTTGCCCTCTGCTTTATCCGATCGCTCGAGGACCTGGCCGCGACGCTCAATTTAGTTACCGTTCGGCTACCAAAGCGAGCCTCTGTCTGGATCGTCCATCCGAAGCGTACGCCCAAACACCGCGTCGATTTCAACCAGATTCACGTCCGCGACGCTGCTCTGGCGTCGGGTTTGGTCGACTACAAGGTGTGCTCCATCGACGCCGATTGGTCCGCGCTAAAGTTCGCCCACCGCAGGCGCTAA